In Papaver somniferum cultivar HN1 chromosome 1, ASM357369v1, whole genome shotgun sequence, a genomic segment contains:
- the LOC113359567 gene encoding uncharacterized protein LOC113359567, which yields MVESLSDGNFPDKTAEEGYKFLHEVAEKSQECEARESIRSMTSTSTNYRVENEFNSEAKFDVLTRRLESLEKNAKIKHVESIAHTSFITNDFSDRKIPSLEERMSLFMQATQSSIANLEEQLKNITRRLDERDKGQFPSQIQLNHNSSFEVSTSGAKRTHRVQAASTLRSGRVIDNHVSDPEEKEQDRNPPTITQVKVNIPLLDAIKQIPFYAKFLRDMCTMKRKLNVHKKAFLTEQVSSIITQKTPPKFMDPGCPTIACTIGEHRVEHALLDLGASVNLLPYSVYVQLELGDLKSTSVTLQLDDRSIKIPRGVVEDVLIQVESFVYPVDFIVLDTQPVSNPSGQIPIILGRPFLATSNAVINCRNGIMKLTFGNMKMEINVFSLSNSSHISETCEHSQIITNRRYNS from the exons ATGGTAGAATCACTTTCTGATGGTAATTTCCCTGATAAGACTGCCGAAGAAGGTTATAAGTTTTTGCATGAAGTAGCCGAAAAATCCCAAGAGTGTGAGGCTAGAGAGTCTATAAGATCAATGACTAGTACTAGTACCAATTACAGAGTTGAAAATGAATTCAACTCTGAGGCCAAGTTTGATGTCTTGACACGAAGACTTGAGTCGTTAGAAAAAAATGCTAAAATTAAGCATGTTGAGTCTATTGCACATACATCTTTTATTACTAATGATTTTTCTGACCGAAAAATTCCTAGTTTGGAAGAACGTATGAGTTTATTTATGCAGGCTACTCAAAGTTCTATTGCGAACTTAGAGGAACAATTAAAAAATATTACTAGACGATTGGATGAGCGAGACAAGGGTCAGTTCCCGAGTCAAATACAGCTTAATCACAATAGTTCTTTTGAGGTGAGCACATCCGGTGCTAAGCGAACTCATCGTGTCCAGGCCGCCTCTACTCTCAGAAGTGGACGAGTCAttgataatcatgttagtgatccCGAGGAGAAAGAGCAAGATAGGAACCCGCCTACCATTACACAG GTTAAAGTCAACATTCCCCTCTTAGATGCCATTAAACAAATTCCTTTTTATGCTAAGTTTCTAAGAGATATGTGCACTATGAAACGAAAATTGAATGTACATAAGAAAGCTTTCCTTACTGAACAGGTAAGCTCGATTATTACGCAGAAAACTCCACCCAAATTTATGGATCCAGGTTGTCCTACGAttgcttgcactataggagaacatagGGTCGAACATGCATTGTTAGATTTAGGGGCCAGTGTAAATCTCTTGCCATATTCTGTGTATGTGCAATTAGAACTTGGTGATTTGAAATCCACTAGTGTAACTCTCCAATTGGatgataggtccattaaaattcctaGGGGAGTggtagaggatgttcttatacaGGTTGAAAGTTTTGTTTATCCTGTTGATTTTATTGTTTTGGATACTCAACCTGTTTCTAATCCTAGTGGGCAGATTCCTATCATCTTGGGTAGACCTTTCTTGGCTACCTCGAATGCGGTTATCAATTGTCGGAATGGAATAATGAAGCTTacttttggaaatatgaaaatggAGATAAATGTGTTTAGCCTTTCAAATTCATCTCATATTTCTGAAACTTGTGAACAT tcacagattatcactaACCGTAGatataacagctag